The Acidobacteriota bacterium genome has a segment encoding these proteins:
- a CDS encoding pseudouridine synthase produces MSKDTGPGVRLQKILSTAGVASRRASEQMILEGRVTVNGDTVRALGTKADPSKDAIKVDGRRIKLDVKDRYLVLYKPKGYVTTRSDPEGRQTVMDLIGEGAYIYPVGRLDYDSEGLLLMMTDGDLAARLTHPRHEVDKVYEVIVLGVPDPKAMEKLRKGVFIDGRRTSPADVRAGTTVTGHKPTTLLTITLREGRNRQIRKMCRAVGLPVRDLRRVQMGPIGLGRLKPGQWRDLTPDEVRRLKATV; encoded by the coding sequence GTGAGCAAAGACACGGGGCCCGGCGTCCGCCTTCAGAAGATCCTCTCGACCGCCGGCGTGGCGTCGCGCCGCGCGTCGGAGCAGATGATCCTCGAGGGCCGGGTCACGGTGAACGGCGACACCGTGCGCGCGCTCGGCACCAAGGCCGACCCGTCGAAGGACGCCATCAAGGTCGATGGCCGCCGCATCAAGCTCGATGTGAAAGACCGCTACCTCGTCCTCTACAAGCCGAAAGGCTATGTGACGACGCGCAGCGACCCCGAGGGCCGGCAGACGGTGATGGACCTGATTGGCGAAGGCGCCTACATCTACCCCGTCGGCCGCCTCGACTACGACTCCGAAGGCCTGCTGCTGATGATGACCGACGGCGACCTGGCCGCGCGTCTCACGCACCCCCGTCATGAAGTCGACAAGGTTTACGAAGTGATCGTGCTCGGCGTGCCCGACCCGAAAGCGATGGAGAAACTCCGTAAAGGCGTCTTCATCGACGGCCGCCGGACCTCGCCGGCCGACGTCCGCGCCGGCACCACGGTGACAGGCCACAAGCCGACCACGCTGCTCACCATCACGCTGCGTGAAGGCCGTAACCGCCAGATTCGGAAGATGTGCCGTGCCGTGGGCCTGCCGGTGCGCGACCTGCGCCGGGTCCAAATGGGGCCGATCGGCCTTGGCCGCCTCAAACCTGGACAGTGGCGCGATCTCACACCCGACGAAGTCAGGCGCCTCAAGGCCACGGTCTAG
- a CDS encoding CapA family protein: protein MIKRVAVGLALLGAVAIGQATTTGQTPTSVTLALTGDSIIMQRLSPYVEPEFTGLMDLVRGADAAFTNLETLFHDYEAPPAHESGGTWMRTDPPILKELVWAGFDLVSRANNHAGDFGPLGSQITSRYVREAGLVEAGVGNSLAEAREAKFLETPRARIALISAASTFTPSSRAGNTRGDMPARPGLSPLRFTTTYVVTPDRLADLKRVASELSGQPPPEGDTLNFGGRRYVSGDTPGQRTEPNQQDVDEIARVVRSAAALADIVIVSLHCHESGANRSLPADFIPVFAHAVIDAGADVFVGHGPHVLRGVEIYKGKPILYSLSNFIFQNETLLRMPADSYEQYALDAAAQPAEYLDARYDKDRRSFPADPEFWDSVLATTKWEGSKFVELQLHPITLGYKTSRADRGRPKLASGADATRILEMMTTRSKAFGTTVVMKNGIGIVTP from the coding sequence ATGATCAAGCGCGTGGCGGTCGGCTTGGCGTTATTGGGCGCGGTCGCGATCGGTCAGGCGACGACCACTGGCCAGACGCCCACATCGGTCACGCTGGCACTGACCGGCGATTCGATCATCATGCAGCGGCTGTCGCCCTACGTTGAACCCGAGTTCACCGGGCTGATGGATCTGGTCCGCGGGGCGGACGCTGCGTTCACCAACCTCGAGACGCTGTTCCACGACTACGAGGCGCCGCCGGCCCACGAAAGCGGCGGTACCTGGATGCGGACGGATCCGCCCATCCTCAAGGAATTGGTGTGGGCCGGTTTCGACCTCGTGTCGCGCGCCAACAACCACGCCGGCGACTTCGGCCCGCTCGGCTCGCAGATCACGAGTCGCTACGTGCGCGAGGCCGGGCTCGTCGAGGCCGGCGTCGGCAACAGCCTGGCCGAAGCGCGCGAGGCGAAGTTCCTGGAGACGCCCCGCGCCCGCATTGCCCTGATCTCGGCCGCCTCGACGTTCACGCCCTCATCACGAGCAGGAAATACCCGGGGCGACATGCCTGCGAGGCCAGGCTTGAGTCCGTTGCGATTCACAACCACGTACGTCGTGACGCCGGACCGGCTCGCTGACCTGAAGCGCGTCGCCTCGGAGCTGTCAGGCCAGCCGCCGCCCGAGGGTGACACGCTGAACTTCGGCGGGCGGCGGTACGTGTCTGGCGACACGCCAGGCCAGCGCACCGAACCGAACCAGCAGGACGTCGACGAGATCGCTCGCGTCGTGCGGAGCGCCGCCGCGCTCGCCGACATCGTGATCGTGTCGCTACATTGCCACGAGAGCGGCGCCAACCGGTCGCTACCGGCCGACTTTATTCCCGTGTTCGCCCACGCGGTGATCGACGCCGGGGCCGATGTCTTCGTGGGCCACGGTCCTCATGTGCTGCGCGGCGTCGAGATCTACAAGGGCAAGCCGATTCTCTACAGCCTGTCGAACTTCATCTTCCAGAACGAAACGCTGTTGCGAATGCCCGCCGACAGCTACGAGCAATACGCCCTGGACGCCGCCGCGCAGCCGGCAGAGTACCTCGACGCGCGCTATGACAAGGACCGGCGGAGTTTTCCCGCCGACCCCGAGTTCTGGGACTCCGTGCTGGCCACGACCAAGTGGGAGGGGAGCAAGTTCGTGGAACTGCAGCTCCACCCGATCACGCTGGGCTACAAGACCTCGCGCGCGGACCGCGGCCGGCCGAAGCTGGCGTCGGGTGCCGACGCCACGAGGATCCTCGAGATGATGACAACGCGCTCAAAGGCGTTTGGCACGACGGTTGTGATGAAGAACGGCATCGGGATCGTGACCCCGTAA
- the metK gene encoding methionine adenosyltransferase: MGNRYIFSSESVGEGHPDKVADTISDAVLDACLAQDKFSRVACETFVKSNVVVIGGEITTKAKLDYVKIARDAIRGIGYVNDDDVFHADKVFVNVLVTQQSPDIAQGVDARKAKGKKTAKQGAGDQGLMFGYASNETPELMPAPIMYAHRLGRELTKIRKSGKCPWLRPDAKSQVSVIYDNGKPVGISNVVISTQHAADAEHRDIEKFCIEEVIRKVLPAKMLTSATEFLINPTGRFVVGGPQGDTGLTGRKIIVDTYGGMGRHGGGAFSGKDATKVDRSAAYMGRWIAKNVVAAKLAAKCEVQFAYAIGHPDPVSVHVETFGTGTVSDVKIIRAINKVFNFQPAEIIEQLSLRRPIFSKTTNYGHFGKNDNDLTWEATNKVAALLKAL; the protein is encoded by the coding sequence TTGGGTAATCGATACATCTTCTCGTCGGAATCGGTCGGTGAAGGCCATCCCGACAAGGTCGCCGACACGATTTCCGACGCGGTGCTTGATGCGTGCCTCGCGCAGGACAAGTTCAGCCGCGTCGCCTGCGAGACCTTCGTCAAGTCGAACGTCGTCGTGATCGGCGGCGAGATCACGACCAAGGCCAAGCTCGACTACGTCAAGATCGCGCGCGACGCGATTCGTGGCATCGGCTACGTCAATGACGATGACGTGTTCCACGCCGACAAGGTGTTTGTGAACGTGCTGGTGACGCAGCAGTCGCCCGACATCGCCCAGGGCGTTGACGCCCGCAAGGCGAAGGGCAAGAAGACCGCGAAGCAGGGCGCCGGCGACCAGGGCCTGATGTTCGGCTACGCCAGCAACGAAACACCCGAGCTGATGCCGGCGCCGATCATGTACGCGCACCGCCTGGGCCGCGAGTTGACGAAGATTCGCAAGTCCGGCAAGTGCCCGTGGCTGCGGCCCGACGCCAAGTCGCAGGTCTCGGTGATTTACGACAACGGCAAGCCGGTCGGCATTTCGAACGTGGTCATCTCGACGCAGCACGCGGCGGATGCCGAGCACCGGGACATCGAGAAGTTCTGCATCGAGGAAGTGATCAGGAAGGTACTGCCGGCGAAAATGCTGACCAGTGCCACGGAGTTCCTGATCAACCCCACCGGCCGCTTCGTCGTCGGCGGTCCCCAGGGCGATACCGGCCTTACCGGCCGCAAGATCATCGTCGACACCTACGGCGGCATGGGCCGTCACGGCGGCGGCGCGTTCTCGGGCAAGGATGCGACCAAGGTCGATCGCAGCGCGGCGTACATGGGCCGCTGGATCGCCAAGAACGTGGTCGCGGCCAAGCTGGCCGCGAAGTGCGAGGTCCAGTTCGCGTACGCGATTGGTCACCCCGATCCGGTGAGCGTGCACGTCGAGACGTTCGGCACCGGCACCGTGTCGGACGTGAAGATCATCCGCGCGATCAACAAGGTGTTCAACTTCCAGCCGGCCGAGATCATCGAGCAACTCAGCCTGCGGCGGCCGATTTTCTCGAAGACCACCAACTACGGCCACTTCGGCAAGAACGACAACGACCTGACGTGGGAGGCCACCAACAAGGTGGCGGCCCTGCTGAAGGCCCTGTAA
- a CDS encoding sulfur transferase domain-containing protein: MRSLTTALILALGVATLAAQTKQERAGIVNFTKVDAVVACGGATETAALEGLAKDGFKAVINLRMPTEKGANIEENAARAKQVGLKYINIPFNGQQPDAKVFDQFLAAIADKSNQPAYVHCASATRVGAVWLAKRALQDGWPVEKATAEARLIGLGNPALEKFALSYVESNKK, encoded by the coding sequence ATGCGTTCACTTACCACCGCCCTCATTCTCGCCCTGGGCGTTGCCACCCTTGCGGCTCAGACGAAACAGGAACGAGCCGGCATCGTCAACTTCACCAAGGTCGACGCGGTGGTCGCCTGCGGCGGCGCCACCGAAACCGCGGCGCTCGAGGGCCTGGCCAAGGACGGCTTCAAGGCCGTGATCAACCTGCGGATGCCGACGGAGAAGGGCGCCAACATCGAGGAGAACGCGGCGCGCGCGAAGCAGGTCGGACTGAAGTACATCAACATTCCCTTCAACGGCCAACAGCCCGATGCCAAGGTGTTCGATCAGTTCCTGGCGGCGATTGCCGACAAGTCGAACCAGCCGGCCTACGTCCACTGCGCGTCGGCCACGCGCGTCGGCGCCGTCTGGCTCGCGAAGCGCGCGCTGCAGGACGGCTGGCCGGTCGAGAAGGCCACGGCCGAGGCCCGGTTGATCGGCCTGGGCAACCCGGCGCTCGAGAAGTTTGCGCTGTCGTACGTCGAGAGCAACAAGAAGTAA
- a CDS encoding serine hydrolase domain-containing protein: protein MVLRHPLRSLLLVFTIVAGHAFAGQVRTGPPPEIRALFDAFTQAMNSGSADTWEAFVQARFAPALAEKSTPQQRAQMYAMLAKDFGAIAIERVNREGPDAPLQVNVKGSHGNGVFILSIDDSSPPRITSFGVEAGERGGAGADAVPAPPVDRTLTSDELDRRLDGYFRKLAADDVFSGVALVARNGVPVFTGAFGLANRERKIPNTIHTRFNIGSINKEFTQVAIRQLIREGKLSLTDTLGKFFPDYPQATSRAATVEQLLTHRGGLADFFGPEFNKTAKDRFGSNADYFAFVGSLPPNFAPGERNQYCNGCYIALGEIVSRVSAMPYEKYVADHIFNWAEMTSTGYPRSDRPADDIALGYTRRGGDGALRSNLALHGVTGSAAGGGYSTALDLLTYAKAVRAGRFPGSEPGLGIAGGAPGTNAVLEARGEWVVIVLSNFDPPVAERLGIAIANALAR, encoded by the coding sequence ATGGTGTTACGCCACCCGCTGCGCTCGCTGCTGCTCGTCTTCACCATCGTGGCCGGCCATGCCTTCGCCGGCCAGGTGCGGACGGGACCGCCGCCGGAGATCCGGGCGCTGTTCGACGCCTTCACGCAGGCCATGAACAGCGGCAGCGCTGACACCTGGGAGGCGTTCGTGCAGGCGCGCTTCGCGCCGGCGCTGGCCGAGAAGTCCACGCCCCAGCAACGGGCGCAGATGTACGCGATGCTCGCCAAAGACTTCGGCGCCATCGCCATCGAGCGGGTGAACCGCGAGGGACCAGACGCACCGCTGCAGGTGAACGTCAAGGGCAGCCACGGCAACGGGGTGTTCATTCTCAGCATCGACGACAGTTCGCCGCCTCGCATCACCAGCTTTGGCGTCGAGGCCGGCGAGCGCGGCGGCGCAGGCGCCGACGCCGTGCCAGCACCGCCCGTCGACCGCACGCTCACGAGCGACGAGCTCGACCGGCGCCTCGATGGCTATTTCAGGAAGCTGGCCGCCGACGATGTGTTCTCGGGCGTGGCGCTGGTGGCGCGCAACGGGGTGCCAGTGTTTACCGGCGCCTTCGGCCTGGCCAATCGCGAGAGGAAGATCCCGAACACGATTCACACGCGCTTCAACATCGGGTCGATCAACAAGGAGTTTACGCAGGTCGCGATCCGCCAGTTAATACGCGAGGGCAAGCTCTCGCTCACTGACACGCTCGGCAAGTTCTTCCCAGACTACCCGCAGGCCACCAGCCGCGCCGCGACCGTCGAGCAACTGCTCACTCATCGGGGCGGTCTCGCCGACTTCTTCGGGCCCGAGTTCAACAAGACGGCCAAGGATCGCTTCGGGTCGAACGCCGACTACTTCGCGTTCGTCGGCAGCCTGCCACCCAATTTCGCGCCTGGCGAGCGCAATCAGTACTGCAACGGCTGCTACATCGCGCTCGGCGAAATCGTCTCCAGGGTCTCGGCCATGCCCTACGAGAAGTACGTCGCCGACCACATCTTCAACTGGGCCGAGATGACGAGCACCGGGTACCCGCGCAGCGATCGCCCGGCCGACGACATCGCGCTGGGCTATACGCGGCGTGGGGGCGATGGCGCGCTCCGCAGCAACCTCGCGCTGCACGGTGTCACCGGCAGCGCGGCGGGCGGCGGCTACTCCACGGCGCTCGATCTGTTGACCTATGCGAAGGCGGTCCGGGCCGGCCGCTTTCCGGGGTCGGAGCCCGGGCTGGGCATTGCCGGCGGGGCACCGGGTACTAATGCCGTGCTGGAGGCGCGCGGCGAATGGGTGGTGATCGTACTGTCGAACTTCGATCCGCCGGTGGCCGAGCGGCTCGGGATCGCGATCGCCAACGCTCTCGCGCGTTAG
- a CDS encoding PQQ-dependent sugar dehydrogenase codes for MPATCPLLILIALLVASPVAAQPPQPAAPLLPGQSNDPFPEPIEQTAGVIRVNAREFASLPDIDGVAARMMNLVDEPATRRMFVNDMRGPIYSISYDGKVAVYLDINAPAWGVAVQFGGRERGFQSFTFHPQFGQPGTPGFGKFYAYTDTSNQAPSPDFTTRHTATTHDTVLLEWTAKTPGAPAYDGGPPREMMRFRQPYANHNAGHLAFNPLARPGTPEFGLLYVGVADGGSGGDPLRLSQDLGSAFGKIFRIDPLGTSSANKKYGIPADNPFVSRAGALGETYAYGTRNPQRFAWDSQTGALYVADIGQNIVEEVSPVTAGANLGWNDWEGSFRFISRQAVSIEKPRSDPAMTYPVAEWDQNDKLMQNQSAASGLMVYRGKELPQLANLLIFTDMPSGEIFYVSADRLPDGGQASIRRILINADGTAKTALQVIQEKNAAQGKKPSTRADLRISEGNGGRVFLLNKGDGTIRVLAP; via the coding sequence ATGCCTGCCACCTGCCCGCTCCTGATCCTGATTGCGCTCCTCGTCGCGTCGCCGGTGGCGGCGCAGCCACCTCAGCCGGCCGCACCGCTGCTGCCTGGGCAGAGCAACGACCCCTTTCCCGAGCCGATCGAGCAGACGGCCGGCGTGATCAGGGTCAACGCGCGCGAGTTTGCCTCGCTGCCAGACATTGACGGCGTAGCCGCTCGGATGATGAATCTCGTGGACGAGCCCGCGACGCGGCGGATGTTCGTCAACGACATGCGCGGGCCGATCTATAGCATCAGCTACGACGGCAAGGTCGCCGTCTACCTCGACATCAACGCGCCGGCGTGGGGCGTGGCCGTGCAGTTCGGCGGGCGCGAGCGCGGGTTCCAGAGCTTCACCTTCCACCCGCAGTTCGGCCAGCCAGGCACGCCCGGCTTCGGCAAGTTCTACGCCTACACCGACACCTCCAACCAGGCGCCGTCGCCGGACTTCACGACCCGCCACACCGCCACCACGCACGATACGGTGCTGCTGGAGTGGACCGCGAAGACGCCCGGCGCACCGGCCTACGACGGCGGCCCCCCGCGCGAGATGATGCGCTTCCGCCAGCCCTATGCCAACCACAACGCCGGTCACCTGGCGTTCAACCCGCTGGCCAGGCCCGGCACACCCGAGTTCGGGTTGCTCTACGTCGGCGTGGCCGACGGCGGCAGCGGCGGCGATCCGTTGCGCCTGTCGCAAGACCTGGGTTCTGCGTTCGGCAAGATCTTTCGCATCGATCCGCTCGGCACCAGCAGCGCCAACAAGAAGTACGGCATTCCGGCCGATAACCCGTTTGTGTCCCGCGCCGGCGCGCTTGGCGAGACCTACGCCTACGGCACCAGGAACCCGCAGCGGTTCGCATGGGATTCGCAAACCGGAGCCCTCTACGTCGCCGACATCGGCCAGAACATCGTCGAGGAAGTGAGCCCGGTTACTGCCGGCGCCAACCTGGGCTGGAACGACTGGGAGGGGAGCTTCCGGTTCATCAGCCGGCAGGCCGTGAGCATCGAGAAGCCGCGGAGCGATCCGGCCATGACCTATCCCGTGGCCGAGTGGGACCAGAACGACAAGTTGATGCAGAACCAGTCGGCCGCCAGCGGTTTGATGGTGTATCGCGGCAAGGAACTGCCGCAACTGGCCAACCTGCTGATCTTCACCGACATGCCGAGCGGCGAGATCTTTTACGTCAGCGCCGATCGCCTGCCCGACGGCGGCCAGGCATCGATTCGCCGCATTCTGATCAACGCGGACGGCACGGCGAAGACGGCGCTGCAGGTGATCCAGGAGAAGAATGCCGCCCAGGGCAAGAAGCCGTCCACCCGCGCGGACTTGCGCATCAGCGAAGGCAACGGTGGCCGGGTGTTCCTGCTGAACAAGGGCGACGGGACGATTCGCGTCCTGGCGCCCTGA
- a CDS encoding exodeoxyribonuclease V subunit gamma: protein MSKSILSIVSPSSATRLAQARASLDAVTPPILIVGASRGAADEFALALAADRGATFGVTRVGLTELVAKLAVPALARQGLTPSAPLSDEAVAARVADDLLKRQQLGYFAPVAHMPGFPRALSRTLGELRMAGLDSERLVGHPANDDLSQLLERAIEERGKAGAIDYATMLETATAELTSHRELLADKTVLLLDVAIHSQAEAVFVRAVIGAAKTVMITAPSGDRRTLDELGIDSSAPLQGARALQRLQRHLFADETPPAGQEDDSVILFSAPGEGRESIEIARRLLQEAARGTAFDEMAILLRAPGTYLSVLEHALDRAGIPAWFHRGTRRPDPAGRAMLALLACADEELSARRFAEYVSLGQVPLNDAGNADQWSPPADELVEALLPPADRAEDTQPDEEARAQVARGESTYDLAGTLRAPWRWEDLIVEAAVIGKFDRWQRRLAGLEHEYDRRVREAGSEDPDASRVRALVRDREQLRALRSFAEPILAEMAEWLPSQSWGAWLSAIKRLAPRVLAKPERVVRVLRELAPLSAVGPVSLREVRDVLTPRLSSLTHEPPRRRHGRVFVGTPSAARGRSFKVVFVPGLAERMFPQRIREDSLLPDRRREATDSALATQARRAADERLQLSLAVGAAAERLYVSFPRIELNESRPRVPSFYVLDIARAIEGHIPPAQIIAARALQAGGSALARPAPVDPTTAIDDFEHDLSMLAALLGTKSAAAKGRARYLYELSPELQRSLTSRWLRHHRKQWEPADGIVRSAESTRDALAAQRLAARPYSLTALQRYSACPYQFLMAAVYRLAPLDTPAPLQKMDPLTRGDLFHQMQAAALRRLQAEGLLPLSDGNLPAAQQWLTKAIREVHDREYDRLNPAIDRVWRDEVALMTQDLHTWLEKLADEGVHWTPERFEFSFGLPDMDGRDPHSVAEPALVDGRFKLRGSMDMIERHRTTGFLRVTDHKTGKNRTRSGQTVVDGGKVLQPVIYGLALKALFPEETVFSGRLFFCTTAGGFQPYEIPLMGDAPKRGLEVLEIVDRAIEHGALAARPAHEACKWCDFQVVCGRGEEQRTRRKDAKLFSDLDALRKIP, encoded by the coding sequence TTGTCCAAATCCATTCTCTCCATCGTTTCGCCCTCGAGCGCAACCCGGCTTGCCCAGGCGCGGGCGAGCCTTGATGCCGTCACGCCGCCGATCCTGATCGTCGGCGCCAGCCGCGGCGCGGCCGACGAGTTTGCGCTGGCGCTGGCGGCCGATCGCGGCGCGACGTTCGGCGTCACGCGGGTCGGCCTGACGGAGCTCGTGGCCAAGCTGGCGGTGCCGGCCCTGGCGCGACAGGGCCTCACCCCGAGTGCTCCGCTCAGTGACGAGGCGGTGGCCGCCCGGGTTGCGGACGATTTGCTGAAACGCCAGCAGCTTGGCTACTTCGCGCCCGTGGCCCACATGCCCGGATTCCCGCGCGCGCTCAGCCGGACGCTCGGCGAGTTGCGCATGGCCGGACTCGATTCGGAGCGGTTGGTCGGCCACCCGGCCAATGACGACCTGTCCCAACTGCTCGAGCGAGCCATCGAGGAGCGCGGCAAGGCCGGCGCCATCGACTACGCCACGATGCTCGAGACGGCCACCGCCGAGCTGACCTCGCACCGCGAGTTGCTCGCGGACAAGACCGTGTTGCTGCTGGATGTCGCGATTCACTCGCAAGCGGAGGCAGTGTTTGTCAGAGCGGTGATTGGCGCCGCGAAGACCGTGATGATCACCGCGCCGTCGGGCGATCGGCGAACACTCGACGAACTCGGCATTGATTCGTCGGCGCCGCTGCAAGGCGCCCGTGCCCTGCAGCGCCTGCAGCGCCACTTGTTCGCCGACGAGACACCGCCGGCCGGCCAGGAAGACGACTCGGTGATCCTGTTTTCGGCGCCCGGTGAAGGGCGCGAATCGATCGAGATTGCCCGGCGCCTGTTGCAGGAAGCCGCCCGTGGCACGGCGTTCGACGAGATGGCGATTTTGCTGCGCGCGCCGGGCACCTATCTGAGCGTGCTCGAGCACGCGCTCGATCGCGCGGGCATTCCCGCCTGGTTTCACCGTGGCACCAGGCGGCCCGATCCCGCCGGCCGCGCCATGCTCGCCCTGCTCGCGTGCGCGGACGAGGAGCTATCGGCGCGAAGGTTTGCCGAATACGTCTCGCTCGGCCAGGTGCCGCTGAACGATGCTGGCAATGCCGATCAGTGGTCGCCGCCGGCCGACGAGCTGGTCGAAGCGCTGTTGCCGCCGGCCGACCGGGCCGAAGACACCCAACCCGACGAGGAGGCGCGCGCGCAGGTCGCGCGCGGCGAGTCCACCTACGACCTGGCCGGCACGCTGCGCGCGCCGTGGCGGTGGGAAGACCTGATCGTCGAAGCGGCGGTAATCGGCAAGTTCGATCGCTGGCAGCGGCGCCTCGCCGGGCTCGAGCACGAATACGATCGCCGCGTCCGTGAGGCCGGCTCCGAGGACCCAGATGCCTCGCGCGTGCGCGCGCTCGTCCGCGATCGCGAGCAGTTGCGCGCCTTGCGGTCGTTTGCGGAGCCGATTCTCGCCGAGATGGCCGAGTGGCTCCCCTCGCAGTCCTGGGGTGCGTGGCTGTCGGCCATCAAGCGGCTGGCGCCACGGGTGCTCGCCAAACCCGAGCGCGTGGTCAGGGTGCTGCGCGAGCTCGCGCCGCTGTCGGCGGTCGGGCCGGTCAGCCTGCGGGAAGTGCGCGACGTGCTGACGCCGCGCCTGTCGTCGCTGACCCACGAGCCGCCGCGCCGCCGGCACGGCCGCGTGTTCGTCGGCACGCCGAGTGCGGCCCGCGGCCGCTCGTTCAAGGTCGTGTTCGTACCGGGGCTGGCGGAGCGGATGTTTCCCCAGCGCATTCGCGAAGATTCGCTGTTGCCCGATCGCCGGCGGGAGGCCACCGATTCGGCGCTCGCGACCCAGGCGCGGCGGGCGGCCGACGAGCGCCTCCAGCTGTCGCTGGCGGTCGGCGCCGCGGCCGAGCGGCTGTACGTGTCGTTCCCGCGAATCGAGTTGAACGAGTCTCGCCCGCGGGTGCCGTCGTTCTACGTGCTCGACATCGCGCGCGCGATCGAAGGTCATATTCCGCCGGCGCAGATCATCGCCGCGCGGGCGTTGCAGGCCGGCGGTTCCGCCCTGGCCCGTCCCGCGCCGGTCGACCCCACGACCGCGATCGACGACTTCGAGCACGACCTGTCGATGCTGGCCGCGCTGCTCGGCACCAAGTCGGCCGCCGCGAAGGGCCGCGCCCGGTACCTCTACGAACTCAGCCCCGAGCTGCAGCGATCGCTCACGTCACGTTGGCTGCGGCATCACCGGAAGCAGTGGGAGCCCGCCGACGGAATTGTCCGATCGGCCGAGTCGACCCGCGACGCGCTGGCGGCACAGCGGCTGGCCGCGCGCCCCTACTCGCTGACCGCGCTACAGCGTTACTCGGCCTGTCCCTACCAGTTCCTGATGGCCGCGGTCTATCGCCTGGCCCCGCTCGACACGCCCGCGCCGCTGCAGAAGATGGATCCGCTGACGCGCGGCGACCTGTTTCACCAGATGCAGGCCGCGGCACTCCGCCGGCTGCAGGCCGAGGGCCTATTACCGCTGTCGGACGGCAACCTGCCGGCCGCGCAACAGTGGTTAACGAAAGCGATTCGCGAAGTGCACGACCGCGAGTACGACCGGCTCAATCCGGCGATCGACCGCGTCTGGCGCGACGAGGTCGCGTTGATGACGCAGGACCTGCACACCTGGCTCGAGAAGCTGGCGGACGAGGGCGTGCACTGGACGCCGGAGCGGTTCGAGTTCAGCTTCGGCCTGCCCGACATGGACGGGCGCGACCCGCACAGCGTGGCCGAGCCGGCGCTCGTCGATGGCCGCTTCAAGTTGCGTGGCTCGATGGACATGATTGAGCGTCACCGCACGACCGGCTTCCTGCGCGTCACCGATCACAAGACCGGCAAGAACCGCACCCGCTCCGGCCAGACCGTCGTCGATGGCGGGAAGGTGCTGCAGCCGGTGATCTACGGCCTTGCGCTGAAGGCGCTCTTCCCGGAAGAAACGGTGTTCTCGGGCCGGCTGTTCTTCTGCACCACGGCGGGCGGGTTCCAGCCGTACGAGATCCCGTTGATGGGTGATGCGCCGAAGCGGGGTCTCGAGGTGCTCGAAATCGTCGATCGCGCGATCGAGCACGGCGCGCTCGCAGCGCGCCCAGCCCACGAGGCGTGCAAATGGTGTGATTTCCAGGTGGTGTGCGGGCGCGGCGAAGAGCAGCGTACCCGACGCAAGGACGCGAAGTTGTTCAGCGACCTCGACGCGCTGAGGAAGATCCCATGA